One stretch of Thermococcus sp. 21S9 DNA includes these proteins:
- a CDS encoding SPASM domain-containing protein, whose product MERAVHAGSVFQTVPAQSVVSVAKPPWSSKNHNGKLERLILQIGAGKGKFSEVGGIPRSIGCIGNNRFILRREPMSLERMKELILEFRKLGGKELWLTNYDNVETLLALAVFASELEFPEVYAVVLIDDLDKVTPVEGVNFIAELSYPEHTLDELSAYPWLHGALVIVPPEELRAGSFLGNFNGEVYLDVLFPGSARGLNFNVIELRRIYNPSAERYHDCLAGTVAVTAEGYVLPCPLLRNYVVGDLTRMTLKEAVRKKRLRAFWKMTKDKIGACSTCPFKYLCHDCRALEYQATGEIDGMEYCPMLL is encoded by the coding sequence ATGGAGAGGGCTGTTCATGCAGGTTCGGTGTTTCAGACCGTTCCGGCTCAGTCGGTGGTTAGTGTCGCCAAGCCTCCGTGGTCAAGTAAGAACCACAACGGTAAGCTTGAGAGGCTCATCCTCCAGATTGGCGCCGGTAAGGGGAAGTTCTCAGAGGTTGGAGGAATCCCCAGGTCCATCGGTTGCATTGGTAACAACAGGTTCATCCTCCGCAGGGAGCCGATGAGCCTTGAGAGAATGAAGGAGCTAATCCTTGAGTTCAGAAAACTCGGTGGAAAGGAACTCTGGCTGACCAACTACGACAACGTCGAGACACTTCTGGCCCTTGCGGTGTTTGCGAGTGAGCTTGAGTTCCCGGAGGTCTACGCCGTCGTCCTCATAGACGACCTCGACAAGGTTACTCCGGTTGAAGGCGTCAACTTCATTGCGGAACTCAGCTATCCGGAGCACACCCTCGACGAGCTCTCTGCGTACCCCTGGCTTCACGGTGCCCTTGTCATCGTTCCTCCTGAAGAGCTCCGCGCTGGTTCGTTCCTCGGTAACTTCAACGGTGAGGTCTACCTGGACGTTCTCTTCCCGGGTTCGGCCAGGGGGCTCAACTTCAACGTCATCGAGCTTCGCAGAATCTACAACCCCAGTGCAGAGCGCTACCACGACTGCCTTGCCGGAACCGTCGCCGTCACTGCCGAGGGCTACGTTCTGCCCTGCCCGCTCCTTAGGAACTACGTGGTGGGTGACCTTACCAGGATGACCCTCAAAGAGGCCGTCAGGAAAAAGAGGCTGAGGGCGTTCTGGAAGATGACCAAGGATAAGATAGGCGCCTGCTCCACCTGTCCCTTCAAGTACCTCTGCCACGACTGCAGGGCACTCGAGTACCAGGCAACAGGTGAAATAGACGGCATGGAGTATTGCCCGATGCTCCTCTAA
- a CDS encoding XTP/dITP diphosphatase: MRLAFITSNPSKVEEARKYFEPLGVAVYQLHFEYPEIQADTLEEVAEYGAKWLAERIEGPFFLDDSGLFVEALKGFPGVYSAYVYKTLGYNGILKLLEGETNRKAYFKSVIAYWDGELHIFTGRVDGEITTEPRGSGGFGFDPVFKPDGFDKTFAEMTTEEKNEISHRGRALKAFAQWLRENL, encoded by the coding sequence ATGAGGCTGGCGTTCATAACCTCCAACCCCAGCAAGGTTGAGGAAGCCAGAAAGTACTTCGAGCCCCTTGGAGTTGCGGTCTACCAGCTCCACTTTGAGTATCCGGAGATACAGGCCGACACCCTTGAGGAGGTTGCAGAATACGGCGCGAAATGGCTGGCTGAGAGAATTGAGGGACCCTTCTTCCTTGACGATTCGGGCCTCTTCGTAGAGGCGCTCAAGGGCTTCCCCGGGGTCTACTCGGCCTACGTTTACAAGACCCTTGGCTACAACGGAATCCTCAAGCTCCTTGAGGGGGAAACCAACAGAAAAGCTTACTTCAAGAGCGTCATAGCCTACTGGGACGGCGAGCTTCACATCTTCACAGGTAGGGTTGACGGCGAGATAACGACCGAGCCGAGGGGCAGTGGCGGTTTCGGTTTCGACCCGGTGTTCAAACCCGATGGATTCGATAAGACCTTTGCCGAAATGACAACCGAGGAGAAGAACGAAATCTCCCACAGGGGACGGGCGCTGAAGGCCTTTGCCCAATGGCTAAGGGAAAATCTTTAA
- a CDS encoding molybdenum cofactor biosynthesis protein MoaE, which translates to MKVRLTKEPFSVDEAIKLLRVPESGAYVVFLGQVRNESHEKKVHKLIYEAYPEMAEAEMARIREEALSRFPILDMLIWHRYGELPVGEDTILIVASAKHRKEAFEACSWAIDEVKKRVPVWKREVTDEGTFWIEGDKQVPE; encoded by the coding sequence GTGAAGGTTAGGCTGACGAAGGAACCCTTCAGTGTTGATGAGGCGATAAAGCTTCTCCGCGTCCCGGAGAGCGGGGCCTACGTTGTCTTCCTTGGCCAGGTCAGGAACGAGAGTCACGAGAAGAAGGTTCACAAGCTCATTTACGAAGCCTACCCCGAGATGGCCGAGGCAGAGATGGCCAGGATAAGGGAGGAGGCACTGTCGCGCTTTCCGATTCTTGACATGCTCATCTGGCACCGCTACGGCGAGTTACCCGTTGGTGAGGACACGATTCTCATAGTGGCCAGCGCGAAGCACCGGAAAGAGGCCTTTGAGGCCTGTTCGTGGGCGATAGACGAGGTCAAGAAACGCGTCCCCGTGTGGAAAAGGGAAGTTACTGACGAGGGAACGTTCTGGATTGAGGGGGATAAGCAGGTTCCCGAATGA
- a CDS encoding ubiquitin-like small modifier protein 1, whose amino-acid sequence MRVTVRYFARYRSLVGKSEEELEVPDGITVRELIEILKERHPVLKNEVFAEDDDLADVNVSRNGRYVRFDEVLRDGDIVAIFPPVSGG is encoded by the coding sequence ATGAGGGTTACCGTTCGTTACTTCGCCCGCTACCGCTCCCTCGTCGGCAAGAGCGAGGAGGAACTCGAGGTCCCCGACGGGATAACGGTGCGGGAGCTTATAGAAATCCTCAAGGAGAGGCACCCTGTTTTGAAGAACGAGGTCTTCGCAGAGGACGACGACTTGGCCGACGTCAACGTCTCGCGGAACGGAAGGTACGTTCGCTTTGATGAGGTCCTGAGGGACGGGGATATAGTTGCGATATTCCCTCCGGTGAGCGGTGGTTGA
- a CDS encoding ThiF family adenylyltransferase, translating into MLSERELERYDRQIMIFGKEGQEKLKRAKVAVVGVGGLGSPVAYYLASAGIGTLLLIDEQKPELSNLNRQILHWEEDLNKNPKPLSAKWKLERFNSDIRIETFVGKLTAENIEEVLQGVDVIVDCLDNFETRFLLDDYSQKKGVPLVHGAVEGTFGQVTTIVPGKTKSLREIFPNVREKKGKFPIIGATAGVIGSIQAMEAIKLLTGLGEPLLNKLLLVDLAYNTFDVVELR; encoded by the coding sequence ATGCTGAGCGAGAGGGAACTGGAAAGGTACGACAGGCAGATAATGATTTTTGGAAAGGAAGGACAGGAGAAGCTGAAGAGAGCCAAGGTGGCGGTTGTAGGCGTCGGCGGTCTTGGAAGTCCGGTAGCTTATTACCTCGCCTCGGCCGGAATCGGGACGCTCCTCCTCATAGACGAGCAGAAGCCCGAGTTAAGCAACCTCAACAGGCAGATACTTCACTGGGAGGAGGATTTAAACAAGAACCCCAAACCCCTCTCGGCAAAGTGGAAGCTGGAGAGGTTTAACTCCGACATAAGGATAGAGACCTTCGTCGGGAAGCTCACGGCGGAGAACATCGAGGAAGTTCTCCAAGGCGTTGACGTTATAGTTGACTGCCTCGACAACTTCGAGACGAGGTTTTTACTCGACGACTACTCGCAGAAAAAGGGGGTTCCTCTCGTCCACGGCGCCGTCGAGGGAACGTTCGGCCAGGTGACGACGATAGTTCCCGGAAAGACGAAGAGCCTGCGCGAGATTTTTCCGAATGTCAGGGAAAAGAAGGGAAAGTTCCCCATAATCGGGGCAACGGCAGGCGTTATCGGCTCAATCCAGGCGATGGAGGCCATAAAGCTCCTCACGGGTCTCGGCGAGCCCTTACTGAACAAGCTCCTCCTCGTGGATCTGGCCTACAACACCTTTGACGTCGTCGAGCTCAGGTAG
- the eno gene encoding phosphopyruvate hydratase: MENPFEITAVIAREILDSRGNPTVEVEVYTPVSVGRAAVPSGASTGTHEAVELRDGGKRFHGKGVRRAVENVNKIIAPEIIGMDVTWQRDIDMLMIELDGTENKSNLGANAILGVSLAVAKAAANALGLPLYQYIGGTNAYVMPVPMSNVINGGVHAGNELDFQEFMIMPVGADSFREGIRWVSETYHTLKKVIAEKYGKNAVNVGDEGGFAPPLKEPSEALDLLTEAIEETGYKVGDEIAFALDPASSEFYDEKLGKYVVGGKEYDRGELLELYKELVSKYPIVSIEDPFHEEDWEGFVEITKELGRKIQIVGDDIFVTNPKRIRKAIELGAANALLLKVNQIGTLSEAIDAAYTAYRAGYGVVVSHRSGETEDSTIADIAVAINAGQIKTGAPARSDRNAKYNQLIRIEEELEGIAYYPGKKFHNPFL; encoded by the coding sequence ATGGAGAACCCGTTCGAGATTACGGCGGTTATAGCGAGGGAAATCCTCGACAGCAGGGGAAACCCGACGGTTGAGGTCGAGGTCTACACCCCGGTGAGCGTTGGGCGTGCCGCGGTGCCCAGCGGTGCCTCAACCGGAACCCACGAGGCGGTCGAGCTCCGCGACGGTGGAAAGCGCTTCCATGGAAAGGGCGTCAGGAGGGCTGTTGAGAACGTCAACAAGATAATTGCTCCCGAAATCATCGGAATGGACGTCACCTGGCAGAGGGACATCGACATGCTTATGATTGAGCTCGACGGTACCGAGAACAAGAGCAACCTCGGCGCCAACGCCATTTTGGGCGTTTCTCTGGCCGTTGCCAAGGCCGCCGCCAACGCGCTCGGCCTTCCGCTCTACCAGTACATCGGCGGAACCAACGCCTACGTCATGCCGGTTCCGATGAGCAACGTCATCAACGGAGGTGTACATGCCGGCAACGAGCTGGACTTTCAGGAGTTCATGATAATGCCCGTTGGGGCCGACTCCTTCAGGGAAGGCATAAGGTGGGTTTCCGAGACCTACCACACCCTCAAGAAGGTCATAGCCGAGAAGTACGGCAAGAACGCTGTCAACGTCGGCGACGAGGGTGGATTCGCCCCGCCCCTCAAGGAGCCAAGCGAAGCCCTCGACCTCCTCACCGAGGCCATCGAGGAGACCGGCTACAAGGTCGGCGACGAGATAGCCTTCGCCCTTGACCCCGCATCGAGCGAGTTCTACGACGAGAAGCTCGGCAAGTACGTCGTTGGTGGAAAGGAGTACGACCGCGGAGAGCTCCTTGAGCTCTACAAGGAACTCGTGAGCAAGTACCCGATAGTCTCAATAGAGGACCCGTTCCACGAGGAGGACTGGGAGGGCTTCGTCGAGATAACGAAGGAGCTCGGAAGAAAGATACAGATAGTCGGCGACGACATCTTCGTCACCAATCCCAAGAGAATTAGGAAGGCCATCGAGCTTGGCGCGGCAAACGCGCTCCTCCTCAAGGTCAACCAGATTGGAACGCTCAGCGAAGCTATCGACGCCGCCTACACCGCCTACCGCGCCGGCTACGGCGTTGTGGTGTCACACCGCTCCGGAGAAACGGAGGACTCAACGATAGCGGACATAGCCGTTGCCATCAACGCCGGCCAGATAAAGACCGGCGCCCCGGCGAGGAGCGATAGAAACGCCAAGTACAACCAGCTCATCCGCATAGAGGAGGAGCTCGAGGGAATCGCCTACTACCCGGGCAAGAAGTTCCACAACCCGTTCCTCTGA
- a CDS encoding adenosine-specific kinase produces MVKIEVVDIEKPEGVEVIIGQGNFSIFTVDDLARALLTAVPGIKFGIAMNEAKPQLTRYTGNDKELEELAAKNAVKIGAGHVFVILMRNAFPINVLNTVKNHPAVAMVYGASENPFQVIVAETDLGRSVLGVVDGKAANKIETEEQRKERRELVQKIGYTID; encoded by the coding sequence ATGGTGAAGATTGAAGTGGTTGACATCGAAAAACCCGAGGGGGTTGAGGTCATAATCGGGCAGGGTAACTTCTCGATATTCACCGTTGACGACCTCGCGAGGGCCCTTCTCACGGCCGTCCCGGGAATAAAGTTCGGCATAGCCATGAACGAGGCGAAACCACAGCTTACCAGATACACCGGAAACGACAAGGAGCTTGAGGAGTTAGCGGCGAAGAACGCCGTGAAAATCGGTGCGGGCCACGTCTTCGTAATCCTCATGAGGAACGCCTTCCCGATAAACGTCCTCAACACCGTCAAGAACCACCCGGCGGTGGCGATGGTTTACGGTGCCAGCGAGAACCCCTTCCAGGTTATCGTTGCCGAGACCGACCTCGGACGGAGCGTCCTTGGAGTGGTTGACGGCAAGGCCGCGAACAAAATAGAGACCGAGGAGCAGAGGAAGGAGCGCAGGGAGCTCGTTCAGAAAATCGGCTACACCATCGACTAA
- a CDS encoding Lrp/AsnC family transcriptional regulator — translation MTGNLDAIDLRLLKELRENARENIASLSKKLGIPRTTVHYRIKRLLDEGIIEKFTVKPNYKKLNLGTTAFILARYDPDSGLTQRQVAERIASLEGVYEVHIIAGEWDLLIKVRAPSSEEVGKIVVDKLREIKGIEQTVTMVSFVTVKEEL, via the coding sequence ATGACGGGCAACCTTGATGCCATCGACCTTAGGCTTTTGAAGGAACTGCGCGAGAACGCGAGGGAGAACATAGCGAGCCTCAGCAAGAAGCTCGGAATCCCGAGGACGACGGTCCACTACAGGATTAAGCGCCTCCTCGACGAGGGGATAATAGAGAAGTTCACGGTGAAGCCCAACTACAAGAAGCTCAACCTCGGAACCACTGCCTTCATACTCGCCAGATACGACCCCGACTCCGGCCTGACCCAGAGGCAGGTGGCCGAGAGGATAGCTTCCCTTGAAGGGGTCTACGAGGTGCACATCATAGCCGGTGAGTGGGACCTTCTCATAAAGGTCCGCGCCCCCAGCTCGGAGGAAGTCGGTAAAATAGTCGTTGACAAGCTCAGAGAGATTAAGGGAATCGAGCAGACCGTTACGATGGTGTCATTCGTTACGGTTAAGGAGGAACTCTGA
- a CDS encoding Lrp/AsnC family transcriptional regulator, producing MGGVKEDEIEFLVELLSKYPLESLRKIASAEGLDYYKLKRIYDRYYGKYLVVSATYNIRLLGLKSFVGFLSVPADRLVEVALRMTQNPFIGYVNPAFGFKNGLSVIFYVPKDQVKDIDEMLAKYSDDFEYYEVWAYPPPEKPKAWGDWELSYDYAILMDILKWDARTPMKKIAERLGKTRPTIRYMINRLLEKKLLIGFFPMVDMNVHDRGVIGITSEFKEEVLEKFKDYEISVGYLPGRGYLLEWFFSSKEDMGGKVLEFSAYVEQLLIEYFEQSFKELNDNNKKTAFQRMVKKDGSGYRSILEF from the coding sequence ATGGGCGGTGTAAAGGAGGATGAAATAGAGTTCCTCGTTGAGCTTCTGAGCAAGTATCCCCTCGAAAGCCTCAGGAAGATAGCGTCGGCTGAGGGGTTGGATTATTACAAGTTGAAAAGGATTTACGACAGGTACTACGGCAAATATTTGGTTGTGAGCGCAACCTACAACATAAGGCTCCTCGGCCTGAAGAGCTTCGTGGGATTTCTGAGCGTTCCAGCGGATAGGCTGGTTGAAGTCGCCCTCAGAATGACCCAGAACCCCTTCATCGGTTACGTTAATCCCGCCTTCGGCTTCAAGAACGGGCTCTCCGTAATATTCTACGTCCCGAAGGACCAGGTGAAGGACATAGACGAGATGCTCGCCAAGTACTCTGACGACTTCGAGTACTACGAGGTCTGGGCCTACCCTCCACCAGAGAAGCCCAAGGCGTGGGGCGACTGGGAGTTAAGCTACGACTACGCAATCCTGATGGATATCCTGAAGTGGGATGCGCGAACGCCAATGAAGAAGATAGCCGAACGCCTCGGAAAGACGAGACCGACCATAAGGTACATGATAAACAGACTCCTTGAGAAAAAGCTCCTGATAGGGTTCTTTCCAATGGTGGACATGAACGTCCACGACAGGGGCGTGATTGGAATAACCAGCGAGTTCAAGGAGGAAGTCCTCGAAAAGTTCAAGGACTACGAGATTTCGGTCGGCTACCTTCCGGGCAGGGGCTACCTTCTCGAGTGGTTCTTCTCCTCGAAGGAGGACATGGGCGGAAAGGTGCTCGAGTTCAGCGCCTACGTTGAACAGCTCCTGATAGAGTACTTTGAACAGTCATTCAAGGAGCTTAACGACAACAATAAGAAAACCGCGTTCCAGAGGATGGTAAAGAAGGACGGAAGCGGGTACCGCTCAATCCTCGAGTTTTAG
- a CDS encoding radical SAM protein, with translation MKKLKIYIPGIKFPSISLTGNYCALNCAHCGRHYLEGMKKPTRRDLLNFCLDLERSGGLGCLLSGGMDSHLKVPIDKYADELREIKRKTSLKLNAHVGFIDESDLEWLKFVDVVSLDFVGDDDVIKRVYRIDKTVEDYLRIVELLTENGIRVAPHITIGLDFGRIHWEYRAIDLLAQYPIDVLVLDVLIPTKGTEMENVPKPGVKESLKVVKYARDRFDGELSIGCMRPMGRWRVEFDRGAVLAGVDRLTNPPRKVIEWAKTVREVEIIYECCVM, from the coding sequence ATGAAGAAACTAAAAATCTACATTCCCGGAATCAAATTCCCCTCAATCTCGCTCACCGGAAACTACTGCGCCCTCAACTGCGCCCACTGCGGGAGGCACTACCTTGAGGGCATGAAAAAGCCGACGCGAAGGGATTTACTGAACTTCTGCCTCGACCTCGAGCGCTCCGGCGGTCTGGGCTGTTTGCTCAGCGGTGGAATGGATTCACACCTGAAGGTGCCGATTGATAAATATGCGGACGAGCTGAGGGAGATTAAGAGGAAAACCAGCCTGAAGCTCAACGCCCACGTCGGCTTCATAGACGAGAGCGATTTGGAGTGGCTCAAGTTTGTGGACGTGGTTTCCCTCGACTTCGTCGGCGATGACGATGTCATAAAGCGCGTTTACAGGATAGACAAAACCGTCGAGGATTACCTCCGCATAGTTGAACTTCTCACCGAAAACGGAATTCGCGTGGCGCCACACATAACGATAGGCCTCGACTTCGGAAGAATCCACTGGGAGTATCGCGCTATTGACCTCCTCGCCCAGTACCCGATAGACGTCCTCGTGCTGGATGTTCTCATCCCGACGAAGGGGACGGAGATGGAGAACGTCCCGAAACCGGGCGTTAAGGAGAGCCTGAAGGTGGTTAAATACGCGCGCGACCGCTTTGATGGAGAGCTGAGCATAGGTTGCATGCGCCCAATGGGAAGATGGCGCGTGGAATTCGACAGAGGGGCCGTTTTGGCTGGTGTCGACAGGCTGACAAATCCACCGAGGAAGGTCATCGAGTGGGCAAAAACTGTTAGAGAAGTCGAGATAATCTACGAGTGCTGTGTTATGTAG